From a single Mycolicibacterium moriokaense genomic region:
- a CDS encoding PucR family transcriptional regulator has protein sequence MTTPSPGLGLGQLLLALDRTMVTLVEAPRGLDMAVGSVALVDADDVRLGLAVGPGSADLFFLLGVADAEAVRWLEQQFAGSGRVPAAIFVKEPSEAAVARAVALGTAVVAVDPRARWESLYRLVNHAFEHHGDRGDPHRDTGTDLFGLAQSIADRTRGMVSIEDEQSHVLAYSASNDEADELRRLTILGRAGPPEHLEWIGQWGIFDALRAGGDVVRVAERPELGLRPRLAVGIHLPSTDVRRPPAFAGTIWLQQGSAPLADDTEEILRGGAVLAARIMARLASTPSTHAMRVTELLGFAGDDVDTAAIARDLGITADGRAALVGFQGSPPPPTGVIALSASAFRADAQAVSVGERVYVLLPKVGATSSVMSWARGVVAAMQRELGLTLRAVVAAPLAGLAGAAAARVEVDRVFDSADRHPGAIGQITSLDEAHTTVLLDEIVSQVASRPSLIDPRVRQLRAEEPILAETLRAYLDAFGDVSTVAKQLHVHPNTVRYRVRRIEKLVSTSLDDPDVRLVFSLGLRATDP, from the coding sequence ATGACGACACCGTCTCCCGGCCTCGGACTCGGTCAGCTGCTGCTGGCCCTCGACCGCACGATGGTGACGCTGGTCGAGGCGCCCCGTGGCCTCGATATGGCGGTCGGCTCGGTCGCGCTCGTCGACGCCGATGACGTCCGGCTGGGTCTGGCCGTGGGCCCGGGGTCGGCTGATCTCTTCTTCCTGCTCGGTGTCGCCGACGCCGAAGCGGTGCGATGGCTCGAGCAGCAGTTCGCCGGGTCGGGGCGTGTGCCTGCGGCCATCTTCGTCAAGGAACCCAGCGAGGCCGCGGTGGCTCGGGCCGTCGCACTCGGCACCGCGGTGGTGGCCGTCGACCCGAGGGCGCGTTGGGAGTCGCTGTACCGCCTCGTCAACCACGCCTTCGAGCACCACGGCGACCGGGGCGACCCGCACCGCGACACGGGCACCGATCTGTTCGGGCTCGCCCAGTCGATCGCCGACCGCACCCGCGGGATGGTCAGCATCGAGGACGAGCAGTCGCACGTGCTGGCGTACTCGGCGTCCAACGATGAGGCGGACGAGCTGCGCCGGTTGACGATTCTGGGTCGGGCCGGCCCGCCCGAACATCTGGAGTGGATCGGCCAGTGGGGCATCTTCGACGCGCTGCGGGCCGGTGGCGACGTCGTTCGCGTGGCCGAGCGCCCCGAACTCGGGCTGCGCCCTCGCCTGGCGGTCGGCATCCATTTGCCGAGCACCGATGTCCGTCGCCCCCCGGCATTCGCCGGCACGATCTGGCTGCAGCAGGGCTCCGCGCCGCTGGCCGATGACACCGAGGAAATCCTGCGCGGTGGAGCGGTGCTGGCGGCGCGGATCATGGCACGGCTGGCGTCGACGCCCTCGACACACGCGATGCGGGTGACCGAACTGCTCGGGTTCGCAGGAGACGACGTCGACACCGCAGCGATCGCGCGTGACCTCGGCATCACCGCCGACGGCCGTGCGGCGCTCGTCGGCTTCCAGGGCTCCCCGCCGCCGCCGACCGGCGTCATCGCCTTGAGCGCCAGCGCATTTCGCGCCGACGCGCAGGCGGTGTCGGTCGGTGAGCGCGTCTATGTTTTGCTGCCCAAGGTCGGTGCGACGTCATCGGTGATGTCGTGGGCGCGCGGAGTGGTCGCGGCCATGCAGCGCGAACTCGGCCTGACCCTGCGCGCGGTCGTCGCAGCCCCGCTGGCCGGGCTGGCGGGCGCCGCGGCGGCCCGCGTCGAGGTGGACCGGGTGTTCGACAGCGCCGATCGCCATCCGGGTGCGATCGGACAGATCACCTCGCTGGATGAAGCGCACACCACCGTGCTGCTGGATGAGATCGTCTCGCAGGTGGCGAGCCGGCCCAGCCTGATCGATCCACGGGTGCGGCAACTGCGCGCCGAGGAGCCGATTCTGGCCGAGACCCTGCGGGCCTATCTGGACGCGTTCGGCGACGTGTCGACCGTCGCGAAGCAGTTGCACGTGCACCCGAACACCGTGCGCTACCGGGTGCGGCGCATCGAGAAGCTGGTGTCCACCTCGTTGGACGACCCCGACGTACGGCTGGTGTTCTCGCTGGGACTGCGCGCCACCGATCCGTAA
- the pruA gene encoding L-glutamate gamma-semialdehyde dehydrogenase encodes MDAITDVPAPANEPVHEYAPGSGERSRLTDALKTLAADSIDLPHVIGGTHRMGGGTRTDVVQPHRHAARLGTFTNADHADATAAVDAAMAAKPGWEATPFDERAAIFLRAADLLAGPWREKLCAATMLGQSKSAYQAEIDAACELIDFWRFNVAFAREIQAQQPISVRGVWNRTDYRPLEGFVYAITPFNFTAIAGNLPSAPALMGNTVVWKPSPTQTFAAYLTMQLLEAAGLPPGVINLVAGDGIAVSDVALADPRLAGIHFTGSTTTFQHLWREVGTHIDRYHTYPRLVGETGGKDFVLAHSSARPDVLRTALIRGAFDYQGQKCSAASRAFIPRSVWHQMGDDLLSATEALTYGDVTDLSNFGGALIDDRAFAKNVRAIERAKGAPGVTIAVGGEYDDSEGYFVRPTILLSDDPADESFSTEYFGPILSVHVYPDDDYERILDVVDTGARYALTGAVIADDRAAVLRAERRLRHAAGNFYINDKPTGAVVGQQPFGGSRASGTNDKAGSALNLLRWTSARSIKETFVPPTNHTYPHMEV; translated from the coding sequence ATGGACGCCATAACCGACGTACCCGCGCCGGCCAACGAGCCGGTCCACGAATACGCGCCGGGGTCGGGCGAGCGGTCCCGCCTCACCGACGCCCTCAAGACGCTCGCCGCCGACTCGATCGACCTGCCACACGTCATCGGCGGCACCCACCGCATGGGTGGCGGCACCCGTACCGACGTAGTCCAGCCGCATCGTCACGCCGCCCGCCTGGGCACCTTCACCAACGCCGACCACGCCGACGCGACCGCGGCCGTCGACGCCGCGATGGCCGCCAAGCCGGGCTGGGAGGCAACGCCGTTCGACGAGCGTGCGGCGATCTTCCTACGCGCCGCCGACCTGCTCGCCGGACCCTGGCGGGAGAAGTTGTGCGCGGCGACGATGCTCGGGCAGTCCAAGTCGGCCTATCAGGCCGAGATCGACGCGGCGTGTGAACTGATCGACTTCTGGCGGTTCAACGTCGCCTTCGCCCGCGAGATCCAGGCGCAGCAACCGATCAGCGTGCGGGGTGTCTGGAACCGCACCGACTACCGGCCGCTCGAGGGTTTCGTCTACGCCATCACGCCGTTCAACTTCACCGCGATCGCGGGCAATCTGCCCAGCGCCCCCGCGCTGATGGGCAACACCGTCGTATGGAAGCCGTCGCCCACACAGACATTCGCGGCCTACCTGACCATGCAGCTGCTCGAGGCGGCCGGCCTGCCGCCGGGCGTGATCAACCTGGTGGCGGGTGACGGTATCGCGGTTTCCGATGTGGCCCTTGCCGATCCACGGCTCGCCGGGATCCACTTCACCGGGTCGACGACGACGTTCCAGCACCTCTGGCGCGAGGTCGGCACCCACATCGACCGCTACCACACATATCCAAGGCTGGTCGGGGAGACCGGCGGTAAGGATTTCGTGCTGGCCCACTCCTCGGCACGCCCGGATGTGTTGCGCACCGCGCTCATTCGCGGCGCGTTCGACTACCAGGGCCAGAAGTGTTCGGCTGCATCGCGGGCGTTCATTCCTCGATCGGTGTGGCATCAGATGGGCGACGACCTCCTGTCGGCCACCGAGGCGTTGACCTACGGCGACGTCACCGACCTGAGCAACTTCGGCGGCGCCCTGATCGACGACCGAGCGTTCGCGAAGAACGTCAGGGCGATCGAGCGCGCCAAGGGCGCCCCGGGCGTCACGATCGCCGTCGGTGGTGAATACGACGACAGCGAGGGCTATTTCGTTCGTCCGACGATTCTGTTGTCCGACGACCCGGCGGACGAGTCGTTCTCCACCGAGTACTTCGGACCCATCCTGTCGGTGCACGTGTACCCGGACGACGACTACGAACGCATCCTCGATGTCGTCGACACGGGCGCCCGGTACGCGCTGACCGGCGCGGTGATCGCGGACGACCGTGCGGCCGTGCTGAGGGCCGAGCGGCGGTTGCGCCACGCGGCGGGCAACTTCTACATCAACGACAAGCCCACCGGCGCGGTGGTCGGCCAGCAGCCGTTCGGCGGCTCGCGGGCGTCGGGCACCAACGACAAGGCGGGCTCGGCGCTGAACCTCCTGCGCTGGACGTCGGCCCGGTCGATCAAGGAGACGTTCGTCCCACCGACTAACCACACCTACCCCCACATGGAGGTCTGA
- a CDS encoding proline dehydrogenase family protein, whose amino-acid sequence MGFFDRVARPVIMAASRSDGMRRAAERLPVTREVVHRFVPGETVADALDSVGQLRDSGRLVSIDYLGEDVTDVDTANATVDAYLDLLDALDRRAEPSAAVRPLEVSLKLSALGQALPRDGEKIALENAHTICERAQRAGAWVTIDAEDHRTTDSTLSIVRDLRTEFRWLGTVLQAYLRRTEADCREFAASGARIRLCKGAYDEPASVAYRDRDEVTASYLRCLRVLMAGDGYPMVASHDPAVVDAVPAMVREFGRGVDDFEYQMLYGIRDAEQRRLAAEGNHVRVYVPFGTQWYGYFVRRLAERPANLTFFLRALAERRH is encoded by the coding sequence GTGGGCTTCTTCGATCGGGTCGCGCGCCCGGTGATCATGGCCGCTAGCCGGTCCGACGGGATGCGGCGCGCCGCCGAGCGCCTGCCCGTCACCCGGGAGGTGGTGCACCGTTTCGTGCCGGGTGAGACGGTGGCCGACGCACTGGACTCCGTTGGGCAGCTGCGGGATTCGGGCCGCCTGGTGTCCATCGACTACCTCGGTGAGGATGTCACCGACGTCGACACGGCGAATGCCACCGTCGACGCCTACCTGGACCTGCTCGACGCGCTCGACCGCCGCGCGGAACCGTCGGCGGCGGTGCGACCGCTGGAGGTGTCGTTGAAGCTGTCGGCCCTCGGGCAGGCGTTGCCGCGCGATGGCGAGAAGATCGCGCTGGAGAACGCCCACACCATCTGCGAGCGGGCGCAGCGCGCGGGCGCGTGGGTGACCATCGACGCCGAGGATCACAGGACCACCGACTCGACGCTGTCCATCGTGCGGGATCTGCGCACCGAGTTCCGTTGGCTGGGCACGGTTCTGCAGGCGTATCTGCGGCGCACCGAGGCCGATTGCAGGGAGTTCGCCGCGTCCGGTGCGCGCATCCGGTTGTGTAAGGGTGCCTACGACGAACCGGCGTCGGTGGCCTACCGGGACCGTGACGAGGTCACCGCGTCCTACCTACGGTGTCTGCGGGTTCTGATGGCCGGCGACGGCTATCCCATGGTCGCGTCGCATGATCCGGCGGTCGTCGACGCGGTGCCTGCGATGGTTCGTGAGTTCGGCAGGGGCGTTGACGATTTCGAGTATCAGATGCTCTACGGCATCCGCGACGCGGAGCAACGCCGGTTGGCGGCCGAGGGTAACCATGTGCGCGTCTACGTGCCGTTCGGCACGCAGTGGTACGGGTATTTCGTGCGCCGGCTGGCCGAACGGCCCGCGAACCTGACATTCTTCCTGCGGGCGCTGGCCGAGCGCCGGCACTGA
- a CDS encoding NUDIX domain-containing protein, giving the protein MDSIETVASREIYRNSWFSLREDDIRRPDGSNGIYTVVDRPTYALVIAQDGDRFHLVEQFRYPLGRRRWEFPQGTAPDLQDLEPTALAERELREETGLRAESLTVLGHLDLAPGLSSQRGWVFHATGITEGEHDREHEEQDMHSAWFDRTEVERMMRDREITDAQSIAAYALLLLSEQQR; this is encoded by the coding sequence GTGGATTCGATCGAGACGGTCGCTTCGCGCGAGATCTACCGCAACAGCTGGTTCTCACTGCGTGAGGACGATATCCGTCGCCCCGATGGCAGCAACGGCATCTACACCGTCGTCGACCGGCCAACGTACGCGCTGGTGATCGCGCAGGACGGCGATCGGTTCCACCTGGTCGAGCAGTTCCGCTATCCGCTTGGGCGGCGGCGATGGGAGTTTCCCCAGGGCACGGCCCCGGACCTGCAGGATCTCGAGCCGACAGCGTTGGCTGAGCGCGAACTGCGCGAGGAGACGGGCCTGCGAGCGGAGTCCTTGACGGTGCTCGGTCACCTCGATCTGGCACCGGGTCTGAGCAGCCAACGCGGCTGGGTCTTCCACGCGACGGGTATCACCGAGGGTGAACACGACCGCGAGCATGAGGAACAGGACATGCATAGCGCGTGGTTCGACCGCACTGAGGTCGAGCGGATGATGCGCGACCGCGAGATCACCGACGCCCAGTCGATCGCGGCATATGCCCTGCTGCTGTTGTCTGAGCAACAGCGTTGA
- a CDS encoding acyl-CoA synthetase, which produces MLLSSLNPAAVAAGADIGDAVRIDDAVLSRSDLVGGGTSVAERVAGANRVAVLATPTATTVLAVTGCLIAGVPVVPVPADVGAAERAHILSDSGAQAWLGEKPEDTGGLAHIPVRLHARSWHRYAEPHPDSTALIIYTSGTTGPPKGVVVSRRAIAADIDALAAAWQWTPEDTLVHGLPMYHVHGLVLGLLGSLRIGNRFVHTGKPKPDLYAAAGGTLYFGVPTVWSRVTENATAASALRSARLLVSGSAPLPVPVFERLAELTGHRPIERYGSTESLITISTRADGERRPGWVGLPLTGVETRLLDDSGSEVPHDGETIGQLHVRGPTLFDEYLNRPDATAEVLDTDGWYRTGDVAVIDAGGMHRIVGRESVDLIKTGGFRVGAGEIETALLGHDGVAEAAVVGVPDDDLGQRIVAFVVGDADPQELIDYVAQELSVHKRPREVRVVASLPRNAMGKVLKKELAQWH; this is translated from the coding sequence GTGCTGCTGTCCTCCTTGAACCCCGCGGCAGTGGCGGCCGGCGCCGACATCGGCGACGCGGTGCGCATCGACGACGCAGTGCTCAGCCGCAGCGACCTGGTCGGCGGGGGAACCTCCGTCGCCGAGCGAGTGGCGGGCGCGAACCGCGTCGCGGTGCTCGCGACCCCGACCGCCACGACGGTGCTGGCGGTGACCGGCTGCCTGATCGCCGGTGTGCCCGTCGTCCCGGTGCCCGCCGACGTCGGCGCCGCCGAACGCGCACACATCCTCTCCGATTCCGGCGCGCAGGCGTGGCTGGGGGAGAAGCCCGAGGACACCGGCGGTCTTGCGCACATCCCCGTCCGGTTGCACGCGCGGTCCTGGCACCGCTACGCCGAACCGCACCCCGACTCGACGGCGCTGATCATCTACACCTCGGGCACCACGGGTCCGCCTAAGGGCGTCGTCGTCAGCCGCCGCGCCATCGCCGCGGACATCGACGCATTGGCGGCGGCGTGGCAGTGGACGCCGGAGGACACCCTCGTGCACGGCCTGCCGATGTATCACGTGCATGGGTTGGTGCTGGGCCTGCTCGGATCGCTGCGCATCGGAAATCGCTTCGTACACACCGGCAAACCGAAACCGGACCTCTATGCCGCCGCTGGCGGGACGTTGTACTTCGGCGTTCCGACCGTGTGGTCGCGGGTGACCGAGAACGCCACAGCGGCTTCAGCGTTGCGCTCCGCGCGCCTGCTGGTGTCCGGAAGCGCCCCGCTGCCCGTTCCGGTTTTCGAGCGGCTGGCCGAACTGACCGGTCACCGGCCCATTGAACGCTACGGCTCCACGGAGTCGCTGATCACCATCAGCACGCGCGCCGACGGCGAACGGCGTCCGGGATGGGTGGGGCTGCCGCTGACCGGAGTCGAGACGCGGTTACTCGACGACTCGGGCTCCGAAGTGCCACATGACGGCGAAACCATTGGGCAGCTTCATGTTCGAGGCCCGACACTGTTCGACGAATACCTCAACCGGCCCGACGCGACCGCGGAGGTTCTCGATACCGACGGCTGGTATCGCACCGGTGACGTCGCGGTCATCGACGCCGGCGGCATGCACCGGATCGTCGGCCGCGAATCCGTCGACCTGATCAAGACGGGTGGGTTTCGGGTCGGCGCCGGCGAGATCGAAACCGCACTGCTGGGACACGACGGTGTCGCAGAGGCGGCCGTGGTGGGTGTACCGGACGACGATCTGGGCCAGCGCATCGTCGCGTTCGTCGTGGGTGACGCCGATCCGCAAGAACTGATCGACTATGTCGCACAAGAGCTTTCGGTGCACAAGCGTCCGCGGGAAGTGCGGGTGGTCGCCAGCCTGCCGCGCAATGCGATGGGCAAGGTGCTGAAGAAGGAGTTGGCGCAGTGGCACTGA
- a CDS encoding VOC family protein: MALKFDEICIDAHDATALGAWWSEVLGWPHDVDDDGDVVLHAPPGAGVNWIFISVPDDKVVKNRIHLDFRPDDQQTEVDRVLAMGARRVDIGQTGDESWVVLADPEGNEFCILAAED; the protein is encoded by the coding sequence GTGGCACTGAAGTTCGACGAGATCTGTATCGACGCCCACGATGCCACAGCCTTGGGTGCCTGGTGGTCGGAGGTGCTGGGCTGGCCGCATGATGTGGACGACGACGGCGACGTCGTACTGCACGCGCCGCCGGGTGCGGGGGTGAACTGGATATTCATCTCGGTACCCGACGATAAGGTGGTCAAGAACCGCATCCACCTCGATTTCCGGCCCGACGACCAGCAGACGGAGGTGGACCGAGTGCTGGCCATGGGCGCGCGTCGCGTCGACATCGGTCAAACCGGTGACGAGAGTTGGGTTGTGCTGGCTGATCCGGAGGGCAACGAATTCTGCATACTCGCCGCCGAGGACTGA
- a CDS encoding M15 family metallopeptidase, producing MTAALLLLAVAACDASQPPPPSPDPPVDVAPLGIGPAASDTLGGWLPDGVTLSPFDVGNPVVGWLDPALLNAIQRASKKAEADGVDIRINSGWRSQGFQQRLFDDGVRTYGSVDAARKLVASPETSMHVQGRAVDIAPVEADRWLIANGRQFGLCQIFANEIWHFELAVDERGQCPPLKPNATG from the coding sequence CTGACCGCGGCGCTCCTTCTGCTGGCCGTCGCCGCCTGCGACGCATCGCAACCTCCGCCGCCGTCACCGGACCCACCCGTCGACGTCGCGCCCCTGGGCATCGGGCCAGCAGCCTCCGATACCCTCGGCGGCTGGCTGCCCGACGGCGTGACCCTCAGCCCGTTCGATGTCGGCAATCCGGTCGTCGGATGGCTGGATCCGGCGCTGCTGAACGCGATCCAGCGGGCATCGAAGAAGGCCGAAGCCGACGGAGTCGACATCCGGATCAACTCGGGATGGCGGTCGCAAGGGTTTCAGCAGCGGTTGTTCGACGACGGCGTCCGCACATACGGAAGCGTCGACGCGGCAAGGAAATTGGTCGCCTCACCCGAGACGTCGATGCATGTGCAGGGCAGAGCCGTGGACATCGCACCCGTCGAGGCCGACAGGTGGCTGATCGCCAACGGCAGGCAGTTCGGGTTGTGCCAGATCTTCGCGAACGAGATATGGCATTTCGAGCTGGCGGTCGACGAGCGCGGGCAGTGTCCGCCGCTGAAGCCGAACGCGACGGGCTAG
- the dapD gene encoding 2,3,4,5-tetrahydropyridine-2,6-dicarboxylate N-succinyltransferase: protein MTSAAGIGVATIAADGSVLDTWFPAPELGADGPSGTTRLSDADVPEDLRALTGPDEDRGVETVAVRTVISSLDDKTTDAYDAYLRLHLLSHRLVPPHGLNADGFFGVLTNVVWTNHGPCAVEGFETVRARLRRRGPVTVYGVDKFPRMVDYVLPSGVRVADADRVRLGAHLAAGTTVMHEGFVNFNAGTLGSSMVEGRISAGVVVDDGSDVGGGASIMGTLSGGGTEVISVGKRCLLGANAGLGISLGDDCVVEAGLYVTAGTKVQTADGKTVKARELSGANNLLFRRNSVTGAVEVVKRDGTGITLNEALHAN, encoded by the coding sequence GTGACTTCTGCTGCAGGTATCGGCGTGGCGACCATCGCCGCCGACGGGTCCGTGCTCGACACCTGGTTCCCGGCGCCCGAGCTGGGTGCCGACGGCCCGTCGGGCACCACACGGCTGTCCGACGCCGACGTTCCCGAGGATTTACGTGCGCTGACCGGGCCGGACGAGGACCGCGGGGTCGAGACGGTCGCGGTCCGCACGGTCATCTCATCGCTGGACGACAAGACCACCGACGCGTACGACGCGTATCTGCGGCTGCACCTGTTGTCGCATCGACTGGTGCCGCCACACGGTCTGAATGCTGACGGCTTCTTCGGCGTGCTGACCAATGTCGTGTGGACCAACCACGGGCCGTGCGCGGTCGAGGGCTTCGAGACCGTGCGGGCGCGGCTGCGCAGGCGCGGTCCGGTGACCGTCTACGGCGTCGACAAGTTCCCGCGCATGGTGGACTACGTCCTGCCGTCGGGTGTGCGCGTCGCCGACGCCGACCGTGTCCGCCTGGGTGCGCATCTGGCCGCGGGGACGACCGTGATGCACGAGGGCTTCGTGAACTTCAACGCGGGGACACTGGGCAGTTCGATGGTGGAAGGCCGCATCTCGGCGGGCGTCGTCGTCGACGACGGATCCGACGTCGGTGGCGGCGCGTCGATCATGGGAACGCTTTCCGGCGGTGGCACAGAGGTGATCTCGGTGGGCAAACGCTGCCTGCTCGGCGCGAACGCCGGACTGGGCATCTCACTCGGTGACGACTGCGTCGTCGAGGCAGGCCTCTACGTCACCGCGGGCACCAAGGTGCAGACCGCCGACGGTAAGACGGTCAAGGCGCGCGAGCTCTCAGGCGCGAACAACCTTCTGTTCCGGCGCAATTCGGTGACCGGCGCCGTGGAGGTCGTCAAGCGCGACGGCACCGGCATCACGCTCAACGAGGCGCTGCACGCCAACTAG
- a CDS encoding IS110 family RNA-guided transposase, translated as MKEATTMVVVGVDVHKRSHTFVAVDEVGCRLGEMTVKATTDGHRAAVMWAHDRFGPALKWGIEDCRNMSARLERDLLDADQCVVRVPTKLMAATRKSARTRGKSDPIDAEAVARAVLREPDLPVASHDEVSRELKLLTDRRDVLVAQRTSAINRLRWNVHELDPGREPAPRKLTAAVHQQALHVWLDAVPGLVAELARAELDDVIRLCAEIAALARRIGERVHKVAPRLLAIPGCAELTAAKLLGEAAAITRFKSEAAFAAHAGVAPIPVWSGETAGQMRLSRSGNRQLNSAIHRIALTQIRMPDSPGHGYYNRLISQSKTSRRARRCVNRRIARVVYRAMLTDHNTRQTPIQTTAA; from the coding sequence GTGAAGGAGGCAACCACCATGGTTGTTGTTGGAGTCGATGTACACAAGCGCAGTCACACCTTCGTCGCCGTCGACGAGGTCGGCTGCAGGCTGGGCGAGATGACTGTGAAGGCGACCACCGACGGTCACCGCGCGGCGGTCATGTGGGCCCACGACCGATTCGGTCCCGCACTGAAATGGGGTATCGAGGACTGCCGCAACATGTCGGCGCGGCTGGAACGTGACCTGCTCGACGCCGATCAGTGCGTGGTGCGGGTCCCGACGAAGCTGATGGCTGCGACCCGCAAGTCGGCGCGTACCCGCGGCAAGTCCGACCCGATCGACGCCGAAGCCGTGGCGCGGGCGGTGCTGCGCGAACCCGACCTGCCGGTGGCCTCCCACGACGAGGTGTCACGCGAGCTGAAGTTGCTCACCGATCGCCGCGATGTGCTTGTCGCCCAACGCACCTCGGCGATCAACCGGCTGCGCTGGAACGTCCACGAACTCGACCCGGGACGCGAACCGGCGCCGCGCAAACTCACCGCCGCCGTTCATCAGCAGGCGCTGCACGTGTGGCTGGACGCGGTGCCCGGACTGGTCGCCGAACTGGCCCGCGCCGAACTCGACGACGTCATCCGACTGTGCGCCGAGATCGCCGCCCTGGCCCGGCGCATCGGCGAGCGAGTCCACAAGGTCGCTCCCAGACTGCTGGCCATCCCGGGCTGCGCCGAGCTGACCGCGGCCAAGCTCCTCGGCGAGGCCGCCGCCATCACCCGGTTCAAAAGCGAGGCGGCCTTCGCCGCCCACGCCGGCGTGGCACCGATCCCAGTGTGGTCAGGTGAAACCGCCGGGCAGATGCGGTTGAGCCGCTCGGGCAACCGACAGCTCAACAGCGCCATCCACCGCATCGCGCTCACACAGATCCGGATGCCCGACAGTCCCGGCCACGGTTACTACAACCGCCTGATCAGTCAGAGCAAGACCAGCCGCCGCGCACGACGCTGCGTCAATCGCCGCATCGCCCGAGTCGTCTACCGCGCTATGCTCACCGACCACAACACCCGCCAAACGCCAATACAAACAACCGCCGCTTGA
- the dapE gene encoding succinyl-diaminopimelate desuccinylase, with amino-acid sequence MALDLRSDPVALTAALVDIPSESRDERRIADEIETALRDQTTGFEIVRNGDAVLARTKLGRPSRVLLAGHIDTVPVADNLPSRLADGQLHGCGTSDMKSGDAVFLHLAATVAEPVHDITLVMYDCEEIEASANGLGRIELELPEWLQADVAILGEPSGGYIEAGCQGTLRVVVSASGTRAHSARSWLGDNAIHKLGAVLDRLASYQARSVEIDGCTYREGLSAVRIDGGIAGNVIPDAASLTVNFRFAPDRTVEEATKHVYEVFDGLDVEIELTDSAGGALPGLTAPAAAALVEAAGGQVRAKYGWTDVARFAALGIPAVNYGPGDPNLAHRVDERVDTAAITAATDMLRRYLTG; translated from the coding sequence GTGGCCCTCGATCTGCGCAGCGACCCCGTCGCCCTGACCGCGGCGCTGGTTGACATCCCCAGCGAGTCGCGTGACGAGCGACGCATCGCCGACGAGATCGAAACCGCCCTGCGTGATCAGACCACCGGGTTCGAGATCGTGCGCAACGGCGATGCCGTGCTGGCGCGCACCAAACTCGGCCGGCCGTCGCGCGTGCTGCTCGCCGGCCACATCGACACCGTCCCCGTCGCCGACAATCTGCCGAGCCGCCTGGCCGACGGCCAGTTGCACGGCTGCGGCACGTCGGACATGAAATCGGGCGACGCGGTCTTCCTGCACCTGGCCGCGACGGTGGCCGAACCGGTACACGACATCACGCTGGTGATGTACGACTGCGAGGAGATCGAGGCCTCCGCCAACGGTCTCGGCCGCATCGAACTCGAACTGCCCGAGTGGTTGCAGGCAGACGTCGCCATCCTCGGCGAGCCGTCCGGCGGCTACATCGAGGCCGGCTGTCAGGGCACGCTGCGCGTGGTGGTGAGCGCCTCGGGAACGCGGGCGCACTCCGCGCGATCCTGGTTGGGCGACAACGCAATCCACAAACTCGGCGCTGTGTTGGACCGCCTGGCGTCGTATCAGGCGCGCAGTGTCGAGATCGACGGGTGCACCTACCGCGAGGGGTTGTCCGCCGTCCGCATCGACGGCGGGATCGCAGGCAACGTGATACCCGACGCCGCTTCGTTGACGGTCAATTTCCGCTTCGCGCCCGACCGCACCGTCGAAGAGGCCACCAAGCATGTGTACGAGGTGTTCGACGGGCTCGATGTCGAGATCGAGCTGACCGATTCGGCGGGCGGTGCGCTGCCGGGTCTGACGGCCCCCGCCGCCGCGGCACTCGTCGAGGCCGCCGGGGGACAGGTGCGGGCGAAGTACGGCTGGACCGACGTCGCGCGGTTCGCAGCGCTGGGCATCCCCGCGGTCAACTACGGGCCCGGCGATCCGAACCTGGCCCACCGCGTCGACGAGCGGGTGGACACCGCGGCCATCACCGCCGCCACGGACATGCTGCGGAGATATTTAACCGGTTGA